GGGGCTCCGCGGCAGAACCGAGCGCCGCCTCGGCCAGCGCCAGCAACGCTGTGCGGGCCTCCCGCTCCTGGTCGTGGTGGGCCAGATAGCCCGCAGATTCCGGGGAGGGCGCGGCGGCCCGGAGGCGCTGCCAGGTCTCGAAGGCGGCCTTGGCGGCGGGATCGTCCCGCAGCGGCGCCTTCACCTGCGCCCAGCCCTGGCCCAGGTCCAGTTCGGGGCCCGCCCTCAGCAGGGATTCCCGGAGCTTCACGGCCTTGGCCACATCGCGGTCCAGGTGCTTGAGGGCCACGAAGGTGCGCGGCTTTTCGCGCTGATCGCGGCGGTCGAAGAAGGCGTTGAGGGCCGACACCACCAGATCCATGGGCACACCGGCGGCCTCCCAGGCCAGCACCTGGCGGTAATCGTCCGTGGACAGCAGGCCGGCACGGCCCCAGGCCCGGAAGGCCCACTCGCGCTCCAGCCAGTCCTTCTCCTCCCGGGTATAGGGCATCAGGGCTTTTCCGGCACCAGCCAGGTGCCGTCCTTCAGCTGCAGGGCCCCGTTCTCCCAGGCCAGCACCTCGTCGGGCACGATCTCGGCCTTCGCGAAGCCCCTCAGGCGGAAAGGCCCGGCCCCCAGGACCTTCCCCTTCCGGTCCCAGACTTCCAGCTGCCAGAGGGTGCCCTGATGGGTGCCGACCTTGAGGAAGACGCCCCGGCGGCCCTCGCCGGCCCACTGGGCCTCGGCGGGCACCGCGGCGGGCCGGGCAGGAACGCCCCGGCAGGCCACCAGGAGCCCCAGGGAGAAGGTTGTCATCACCAGGATCTGCGAAGGTCGCGCCATGCCGACATTCTACCCGTTAGACTGGGGGTCGAGGGGCACATGGTCCTGATCCGCGAACAGATCCGATACAAGAGCCGCAAAGAGGTTGAAAAGCTTCGCGAGGCGGGCCGTGTGGCGGCCAATGCCCTGCGCCTGGCCGCCCGCTCCGCGAAGGCGGGCGTGAGCCTGCTGGAGCTGGACCGCATTGCCGAGACCTACATCCGCCAGCAGGGCGCCACCCCGAGTTTCAAGGGCTACCACGGCTTCCCCGGCACCCTCTGCACCTCCGTCAACGACAAGGTGGTGCACGGCATCCCCAGCAAATACATCCTCCAGGAAGGTGACATCATCGCCATCGACTGCGGGGCGAAGCTGGACGGCTACCACGGCGACACCTGCCTGACCGTGGGCGTGGGCCAGATCACCGAGGAAGCGCGCCGCCTCATCCAGACCGCCCAGCTCGCCATGTTCGTGGGGATCGAACACTGCCGCCCCGGCCAGCGCCTGGGCGACATGGCCACCGCCGTCCAGACCTTCGCGGAAGAACGCGGCTACTCGGTGGTCCGCGAATACATCGGCCACGGCCTCGGCCGGGATCTGCACGAGGATCCGCAGGTGGTGTTCGCCGAGCAGCGTCCCGGCACCGGTTTCCGCATGGAGCCGGGCATGACCATCACCATCGAACCCATCCTCAACATCGGGTCGTACAAGTGCCTGGTAGAGCCCGACGGCTGGACCGTGCGCACCCGCGACGGGGCCTTGTCCGCGCAGTTCGAGCACGACATCGCCATCACCAAGGACGGCCCGGACATCCTCTCGATCCCGGATCCCGAATTCGAACTGGAAGACGGGCTGTAAAGCCTTCAGCCACCGGCCTCCGGGGTCAGGTAGAGGTTCTTCCGCTGGATCTGCATGAAGGGCGTGGAGTCAGTCACGGGCGTCCATCCCAGCTTGGCATACAGGCCGTGCGCATCCCGGGTGGCCAGCATCAGCCGGCGCATGCCCTGGACTTCCGGCAGGTCCATGAGGGCCTTCACCATCGCTTGGGAGAGGCCGAGCCCACGGTGCTCCTCCAGCACGAACACATCGGCGAGGTAGCCGAAGGTCGTGTGATCGGTGGCCATCCTCGCGAAGCCCACCTGGGCGCCGCCGGGGCCGTAGGCACCCACGCAGAGGCTGTGGCGGGCGGCCTTCTCGACCACCTCCCGGGGGATGCCCGGAGACCAGTAGCTCCTGGATAGGTAGCCGTGGATCACCTCGAACTGCAGGTCGGAGGGGTCCAGGGAAATCCGGTAGGTTCCAGAGGGGAAGGTCACGACATCCTCGCCAAATGACTTCAAAGTCAGCCCTCGGCCCACCGGCGGACAGAGTCAGGAAGATCCGGCCGAGGTCCCTCATAGTCCATCTGCTCGAGGATCTCGGCCACCGGGACATTGCCATTCTTTCCCCGGAAGAGGGCCCTCACCACGCCTTCGGCCGCCAGCTCGCCGCCGTGCTTCAGGAAGCGCTGCTCCAGGAAGACCCACTTCTCGTCCCACCCCAGCAGCCGCGTGTGCAGCTCATAGCTCTCGAAGGGGTCGAGGCTGCGGCGGTAGCGCATGGTGATCGCGCCGACCAGGGGCTTCCAGCGGTTCCGCAGCATGGCCCGACCCAGCTTGGTGCGGAAACTGAGGTCGAAGCGGCCCAGGTCCATGACGCTCAGGAAGCGCCCGTTGTTCATGTGGACATTCACATCCAGGTCGTTGGGCCACACCCGGAAGCGGAGCACTGAGGCGCCCAGCGGCTCCAGGGGCGCTCGGCGCCAGAGCGTGAGGGCTTTCCAGAGGGTGCGGAAGAGCAGAACCATCCAATCAGCCTAGCGGCTCGTTACGCTACCGTGGAGCCATGGTTCCCGCGATCCAGGCCCCCGCCAAACTCAACCGCTTCCTCGCCGTGCTCGGGCGGCGCGCCGATGGATTCCACGAACTGGAGCTGGTCACCACCGTGCTGGAGGGCGTGGCGGATTTGACGGATTCGCTGGAGGGCGAGCCCGCCCCCGACCTGACCCTGACCATCTCCGGTCCCATGGGCGAGGGGCTGGTGGCCGATGAGTCCAACCTGGTGATCAAGGCCTGGCGCCTGCTGGAGGCGGCGGCGCAGCGCCCGCTGCCCGCCGCGCTGCGCCTGGTGAAGCGCATCCCCCATGGGGCCGGGCTCGGCGGCGGCAGCAGCGATGCGGCGGCGGCCCTGCGGCTGGGGAACCGACTGTTCGCCCTGGGCCTGCAGGAGGACGAGCTGCTGCGCATGGCGGGTCGCCTCGGCAGCGATGTCCCTCTGTTCCTGCTGGGAGGGACGGTCCTGGGCCTGGGCCGCGGCGAGCGCGTGTTCCCGCTTCGCCCCGTGCCCCTGGAGCCCCTGTTGCTGGCCCATCCGGGTCTGCATGTGAGTACCCCGAGTGTTTATCGGGCCCTCCAGGATGTCGGTTATCCCTTCCCCGAGGCCCTGGCTTCGCAACCCGGGGGCACCGCCCCTCCCTGGCGGAACGACCTCACGGGCGCTGCTCTGTGGGTCTGTCCGCCTTTGGCCGAGGTGCGCGACGCCCTGCGCGACACCGGCGGCGAGCCGCTGCTGTGCGGCTCCGGCAGCTGCTGGGCTGCCCGGTACGACACCATCCAGGCCCGGGATGCCGCGGCCGGGCGGATTGCCAGTGAACGGCCCGGCTGGGGACTCTGGCGCGTCTGAACCGAACACCGGCGAGGGGCGCCGATAAAATGGCCGCGCCCCGGCTCAGACCTCTTTGGCTGTGCCCACAGAGGTCGAACCCGGGCATGATGGTCGTTCCGGAGGAATCCATGTCCGCTCCAGCCCTCCGCATCCGCGGCCTGCGAAAGTCCTTCCCCAAAGTCCTCGCGGTGGATGGCGTGGATCTGGAAGTGGCCCGGGGCGAGGTCTTTGGCCTGCTGGGCCCCAACGGCGCGGGCAAGACGACCACCCTGGAGATCATCGAGGGCCTGACCGAGGCCGATGCCGGCGACATCGAGATCCTCGGCCTGACCTGGGCAAACCAGGGGCAGGAGATCCGAGCCCGCATCGGCGTCCAACTGCAGAGCACCAGCCTCTTCAACAAGATCACGCCGCGGGAATCGCTCGACCTTTACGGCAGCTACTACCCCAAGCGGCGGAGCACCGAAGATCTCCTGGAGCTGGTGCAGCTCCAGGAGAAGGCCGACGCCCACCACATCACCCTCAGCGGCGGCCAGCAGCAGCGCCTGGCGCTGGCCCTGGCCCTGGTGAACGACCCCGAGCTGGTGTTCCTGGATGAGCCCACCACCGGCCTCGATCCCCAGGCCCGCCGCAGCCTGTGGGATGTGGTGCGGCGCATGAAGGGCGAAGGCCGGACCGTGGTGCTGACCACGCACTACATGGACGAGGCCGAGGCCCTGTGCGACCGGCTGGCCATCATGGATCACGGAAAGGTGATCGCCACGGGCACGCCCGCCTCGCTCATCGCGGATCTGGCCATTCCCAGCGTGGTGGAGCTCACCTTCGAGGGGGCCGCCCCCGACCCCGCGGCCTTCGCCGCGCGCCTGGGCCAGGCCGTGGAGCCCCGCGCCGATCTGTGGGAGATCCCCACGCCCGATCCCAAGGCCCTGCTGCCCCGGCTGCTGGAGGCCGCCGAAGCCACCGCCGTCCCCTTCCAGCAGGTCCACATCCGCCGCGCCACGCTGGAGGATGTGTTCCTGCACCGCACGGGCCGGAGCCTGAGGGAGTGACCATGCTGCTATGGAGGCAATTCGCCATGGAATGGCGGCTCTACGGCCGTGACCGCGTGGCCATGTTCTGGACCTTCGCCTTCCCGGTGATCCTGCTCATGGGATTCGGGACGATTTTCCGGGACGGGGGGGGGCCGAAGCTCTCGGTGGTGCGGGTGCAGTCCCCGGCCCCCTCCGCCCACGATGCGGCCCTGGATCAGGCCCTCACGGACCTCCAGCTCAAGGTCCAGACCCTGCCGAAAGCCGAGGCCGAGGCCCGATGGACGCGCGGAGAGACCGCCGCCCAGCTCGAACCGGACGGCGAAGGCTACCGCCTGCGGCTGAACAGCTACCTCATGGCCCAGGCCGGGGCCACGGCCGGGCTCGTGAACCAGGCCTGGCTGGTGGCCCAGGCCCGCCTGAGCGGAGCGCCCGAGCCCCAGCGCATCCCGGTCCAGGTGGAAAGCCCCGGCCACAAGCGCTCGACCAACTATGCCTCGTTCCTGCTCCCCGGCCTGCTGGGCCTGAACCTCGTCAGCATGGGCCTCTTCAGCGTGGGCATGGTGAATGTCTCCTACCGGGAGAAGGGCAAGTTCCGGCGCCTGGCGGTGACGCCCCTGCCGAAGTGGGTCTTCCTGCTGGGGCAGGTGCTGCACCGGCTCACGGTCACCGTGATCCAGGCGGCCATCCTGCTGCTGGTGGGCCGCCTGGCCTTCGGCATCCAGAACCAGGGCTCTTTCCTCGACCTGCTGCTCATCATGACCCTGGGCACGGGCTGCTTCATGGCCTTCGGATTCGCCCTGAGCGGCTTCGCCGAGACCTCCGAAGGCTACGCCGCCATCTCGAACCTGGTCTTCTTCCCCCTCATGCTGCTCAGCGGCGTCTACTTCACGCTGGATGCGGCCCCGGCCTGGCTTCAGCACACGGTGGCGATCCTCCCCCTCGCGCCCTTCCTCCGGGCCCTCCGGGCCGTCTTCAACGATGGCGGGAGCCTCGTGGGCCACGGAACCGGGCTCGCCATCGTGGCGGCCTGGGCCCTGGCCGCCTTCGCCCTGGCCGTCCGCCGATTCCGCTGGGCCTGACCGTCAGTACGATATTTGTGCAGTTCGGGGGGCCGCCGATAACAAGCCCATGCAGCCGCTGCGGGAGCCCCAGGATCCGGCCGAAGCCCTCGTCATGGTACGCCGGTACCTGGGGGCCACCTACCGCATCGCGAAGGCCGCGGCGGGAGCCCAGAACCTCCAGGAGCTCTTCGGCCGGGTGCATGCCATCGTCCGCGACCTCATGCCGGCGGAGAGCCTCTACTTCGCCCTCTGGGACCGGGCCTCCGGCCTCGTCTCCTTTCCGTACTGGGTGGATGCCCTGGACCCGGCCCCCGAGCCCAGGATGCTCCGCCGGGGACTAACGGAGTATGTGCTCAGGACCGAGCAACCCCTGCTGGTGGACGACGAGGTTCTGGCCCGGCTCGAGGCGGCCGGCGAGATCGAACCCATCGGTACCGGCTCCCTGGACTGGCTCGGCGTCCCCCTCATGGGCGAGCAGGGCGTCTTTGGGGCCCTGGTGATCCAGATCTACGAGGGCCATCGTCGCTACACGGCCCAGGAAAGGGACCTGCTGGTCTTCGTCTCGGGCCAGGTGGCCCTGGCGCTGGAACGCCAGCGGTCCGAGGCCCAACAGCGCATCCTGACGGCCGCCATGGACCAGTCCGCCGATCCCGTGTTCGGCATGGAGGAATCCGGGCGCTTCATCTTCGCCAACCGGGCCGCCTGCGAATCCCTGGGATACACCCAGGAGGAACTGCTCCGCCTCGGCGTTCTGGATGTGGACCCGACCGTGTCGGCCGAAACCTGGCCCGACCGGTGGCAGAAGATCAAGCAGTTCGGCTCCAACCGGGAGGAGACCTTCCACCGGCGGAAGGACGGGAGCCTCCTCCCTGTGGAAATCAGCAGCGGCTTCCTCGCCTTCGAGGGCCACGAGGCCATTTTCACCAATGTCCGGGACATCACGGAGCGCCGGACCTCGGAACAGGCCATCCGGGCCAGTGAGGAGAAATTCTCGAAGGCGTTCCAGGCCAGCCCCGACGCCATCAACATCAACCGCCTCGACGGCACCTATGTGGATGTCAATCCGGCCTTCACGGCCCTCAGCGGGTGGAGCCGGGACGAGACCCTCGGGCGCACCACGATGGAGCTGGGCCTCTGGGCCGATCTGGCGGACCGCGACCGGATGCAGCAGATGCTGCAGACTGAGGGGCATTTCGTGGGGCTGGAGGCCCTTTTCCGCATGAAGGATGGCTCGCTCCGGACCGGGCTGGTCTCGGGAACCCTCATCCAGATGGCTGGCGAAACCTGCCTGCTGACCATCACCCGGGATGTCACCGGGCGCAAGGCCATCGAGTCGGCGCTGCGGCAGAGCCAGGACAAGTTCTCCCGCGCCTTCCATGCCAGCCCCGATGCCATCAACATCACGCGGCTGGCCGACGGGACCTATCTGGATGTCAGCGAAGGCTTCACCCGCCTGACCGGGTGGGCCCCCGAGGAAGTCATCGGCCAGACGGCCCTGGAATTGGGCCTCTGGGTGGACCCCGGGGACCGTGCCCGGGCCGTCCAGCTGATCCACGAGCGCGGGGAGTTCACGGGGCTGGAAGCCCTCTTCCGCCGGAAGGACGGGAGCACGCTCGTCGGGCTCATGTCCGGCAAGGTCATGGAGGTGGATGGTCTCCCCTGCCTGCTGTCCGTCACCCGGGACATCACGGAACGGAAGACGGCCGAACAGGCTCTGGGGACGACCGAGCGCAGGTTGCGCACGGTCCTGTCCAATTCCCAGGCCATCATCTACCAGCTGGATCCCACGGGCCGCTTCACCCTTTCCGAAGGGCTGGGCCTGAGCGAACTCGGCCTCCGCCCAGGCGAGGTGGTCGGTCGTTCGGCCATCGAGATGTATGGGGCTGAGTCCCTGGTCGCCGATCAGATCCGCCGGGCCATGGCCGGAAAGGCCTCGCGGGAGGTCACCCAGGGGGGGGATCGCCTCTTCGACAACCTGATCACGCCCGTGTTCGACGAGGGCGGGCGCCTCGAATCCATCATCGGCATCGCCACCGACATCACGGAGCGCCAGCGGGTGGAGGCGGCGCTCCGGGCGGAGCGGGGTCTCTTCGTGGGGGGCCCGGTCATGGTCATTAAATGGAGCAGCGCGGAAGGGTGGCCGGTGGAGTACATCTCCCCCAATGTCCAGGCCATCCTGGGCTTCCCCCCGGAAGATCTGATCAGCGGCCGCCTCGCCTACGATGACCTGGTGCACCCCGAGGACCTGGAATCGGCCCACGCCACCGCCGCCGCCTTCAAGGCCCGGGGCCTCACCCACTACGAGCAGCAGTACCGGCTCCGCACTGCCGCCGGGTCGTATCGCTGGTTCTATGACTTCAGCACGGCGGTGGCGGGCCATGGCACCACGCCCGCCTATCACCTGGGCTATCTGTTGGACATCACCGACCGCCGCCAGGCCGAGGAGGCCCTCCGCCAGACCCAGAAGCTGGAGAGCCTGGGGGTTCTGGCCGGCGGCATCGCCCACGACTTCAACAACCTGCTCACCGTGGTGCTGGGCAACCTGAACCTCACCCAGATGCACCTGCCGGACACCTCCCCCGCCCGCCCCTACCTGGCGAACATGGAAGCCAGCGTGCTGCGGGCCACGGAGCTGACAAAGCAGATGCTGGCCTATTCGGGACGGGGCCACTTCATGGTGCGACCCCACGACCTCAACGCCGTGGTCCGGGACCTGGCCCACCTGCTGGAGGTATCCATCTCGAAGAAGGTCCGCCTCCGTTGCGATCTGGAGCCCGGCCTTCCGGCCATCCAGGCCGATGTGGCCCAGCTTCAGCAGGTGGTCATGAACCTGGTGACCAACGCTTCGGATGCCATCGGAGACCGCGAGGGGGCCATCCACATCTCCACCTCCCTGGAGGACCTCGACGAACGGGATCTCCGGAGCCGGTACCGGATCGAGGCCCCCGTCCCCGGTCGCCATGTGGTGCTCGAGGTGGAGGACACGGGCAGCGGCATGACCCCCGAGGTGATGGAGCG
The window above is part of the Geothrix sp. genome. Proteins encoded here:
- a CDS encoding thioesterase family protein; this encodes MVLLFRTLWKALTLWRRAPLEPLGASVLRFRVWPNDLDVNVHMNNGRFLSVMDLGRFDLSFRTKLGRAMLRNRWKPLVGAITMRYRRSLDPFESYELHTRLLGWDEKWVFLEQRFLKHGGELAAEGVVRALFRGKNGNVPVAEILEQMDYEGPRPDLPDSVRRWAEG
- a CDS encoding GNAT family N-acetyltransferase, translating into MTFPSGTYRISLDPSDLQFEVIHGYLSRSYWSPGIPREVVEKAARHSLCVGAYGPGGAQVGFARMATDHTTFGYLADVFVLEEHRGLGLSQAMVKALMDLPEVQGMRRLMLATRDAHGLYAKLGWTPVTDSTPFMQIQRKNLYLTPEAGG
- a CDS encoding ABC transporter permease is translated as MLLWRQFAMEWRLYGRDRVAMFWTFAFPVILLMGFGTIFRDGGGPKLSVVRVQSPAPSAHDAALDQALTDLQLKVQTLPKAEAEARWTRGETAAQLEPDGEGYRLRLNSYLMAQAGATAGLVNQAWLVAQARLSGAPEPQRIPVQVESPGHKRSTNYASFLLPGLLGLNLVSMGLFSVGMVNVSYREKGKFRRLAVTPLPKWVFLLGQVLHRLTVTVIQAAILLLVGRLAFGIQNQGSFLDLLLIMTLGTGCFMAFGFALSGFAETSEGYAAISNLVFFPLMLLSGVYFTLDAAPAWLQHTVAILPLAPFLRALRAVFNDGGSLVGHGTGLAIVAAWALAAFALAVRRFRWA
- a CDS encoding ABC transporter ATP-binding protein encodes the protein MSAPALRIRGLRKSFPKVLAVDGVDLEVARGEVFGLLGPNGAGKTTTLEIIEGLTEADAGDIEILGLTWANQGQEIRARIGVQLQSTSLFNKITPRESLDLYGSYYPKRRSTEDLLELVQLQEKADAHHITLSGGQQQRLALALALVNDPELVFLDEPTTGLDPQARRSLWDVVRRMKGEGRTVVLTTHYMDEAEALCDRLAIMDHGKVIATGTPASLIADLAIPSVVELTFEGAAPDPAAFAARLGQAVEPRADLWEIPTPDPKALLPRLLEAAEATAVPFQQVHIRRATLEDVFLHRTGRSLRE
- a CDS encoding PAS domain S-box protein; amino-acid sequence: MQPLREPQDPAEALVMVRRYLGATYRIAKAAAGAQNLQELFGRVHAIVRDLMPAESLYFALWDRASGLVSFPYWVDALDPAPEPRMLRRGLTEYVLRTEQPLLVDDEVLARLEAAGEIEPIGTGSLDWLGVPLMGEQGVFGALVIQIYEGHRRYTAQERDLLVFVSGQVALALERQRSEAQQRILTAAMDQSADPVFGMEESGRFIFANRAACESLGYTQEELLRLGVLDVDPTVSAETWPDRWQKIKQFGSNREETFHRRKDGSLLPVEISSGFLAFEGHEAIFTNVRDITERRTSEQAIRASEEKFSKAFQASPDAININRLDGTYVDVNPAFTALSGWSRDETLGRTTMELGLWADLADRDRMQQMLQTEGHFVGLEALFRMKDGSLRTGLVSGTLIQMAGETCLLTITRDVTGRKAIESALRQSQDKFSRAFHASPDAINITRLADGTYLDVSEGFTRLTGWAPEEVIGQTALELGLWVDPGDRARAVQLIHERGEFTGLEALFRRKDGSTLVGLMSGKVMEVDGLPCLLSVTRDITERKTAEQALGTTERRLRTVLSNSQAIIYQLDPTGRFTLSEGLGLSELGLRPGEVVGRSAIEMYGAESLVADQIRRAMAGKASREVTQGGDRLFDNLITPVFDEGGRLESIIGIATDITERQRVEAALRAERGLFVGGPVMVIKWSSAEGWPVEYISPNVQAILGFPPEDLISGRLAYDDLVHPEDLESAHATAAAFKARGLTHYEQQYRLRTAAGSYRWFYDFSTAVAGHGTTPAYHLGYLLDITDRRQAEEALRQTQKLESLGVLAGGIAHDFNNLLTVVLGNLNLTQMHLPDTSPARPYLANMEASVLRATELTKQMLAYSGRGHFMVRPHDLNAVVRDLAHLLEVSISKKVRLRCDLEPGLPAIQADVAQLQQVVMNLVTNASDAIGDREGAIHISTSLEDLDERDLRSRYRIEAPVPGRHVVLEVEDTGSGMTPEVMERIFDPFFTTKATGRGLGLSAMLGILRGHGAGLRITSEVGQGSTFRLCFPAASEPASPTPPGGSSTGSPPIRGLVLLVDDEPQILQTTGSALASLGLEVVTATDGLEALERFRQHGADLRLVLMDLTMPRMDGREAFQAMRDLDPRIPVVLSSGFTEQDSRLAFQGGSPAAFLQKPYQLKDLRAAIQKALGD
- the map gene encoding type I methionyl aminopeptidase, whose translation is MVLIREQIRYKSRKEVEKLREAGRVAANALRLAARSAKAGVSLLELDRIAETYIRQQGATPSFKGYHGFPGTLCTSVNDKVVHGIPSKYILQEGDIIAIDCGAKLDGYHGDTCLTVGVGQITEEARRLIQTAQLAMFVGIEHCRPGQRLGDMATAVQTFAEERGYSVVREYIGHGLGRDLHEDPQVVFAEQRPGTGFRMEPGMTITIEPILNIGSYKCLVEPDGWTVRTRDGALSAQFEHDIAITKDGPDILSIPDPEFELEDGL
- the ispE gene encoding 4-(cytidine 5'-diphospho)-2-C-methyl-D-erythritol kinase, with the protein product MVPAIQAPAKLNRFLAVLGRRADGFHELELVTTVLEGVADLTDSLEGEPAPDLTLTISGPMGEGLVADESNLVIKAWRLLEAAAQRPLPAALRLVKRIPHGAGLGGGSSDAAAALRLGNRLFALGLQEDELLRMAGRLGSDVPLFLLGGTVLGLGRGERVFPLRPVPLEPLLLAHPGLHVSTPSVYRALQDVGYPFPEALASQPGGTAPPWRNDLTGAALWVCPPLAEVRDALRDTGGEPLLCGSGSCWAARYDTIQARDAAAGRIASERPGWGLWRV